DNA sequence from the Salvia splendens isolate huo1 chromosome 19, SspV2, whole genome shotgun sequence genome:
aaagccttgtgtgtgtaaaacccaacaagtggcgccgtctgtgggaagggatattgaagctgatttgcagaggatcaaacggtttcagagatggcagcaaggcttgatgcagaaaagttcacaggcaagaatgattatagcctgtggaagatgaagatgaaggcggttttgattcaacaaggcttggccgcagttcttgcaaaaccagaggagaaaggaaaggctccagtgcttgatgataaagctcaggcaaagatggaggagatgcagctcaaggcacattctgcagtgattctgtgccttggagataaggtcttgagggatgttcaagaagccaagactgcggtggagatcttggacaagttggatgaagtttacttggccaaatccttggctaaccggctgtatctcaagaagaggctgtatgcctatagtttttctggagataggtccatcattgagcagctagaggagttcaacaagatcattgatgacctgggatctgttgatgtcaagatttcagatgaggataaggccattctcacattgaatgccttgcctagctcgtatgaccagttaagtgatgcaattatctatggaagagataaacctatcacctatgcagaagtctattcagccttgatggccaaagaactccagaagacagccaacagaggctctgcaagctccaatgttcaagctgcagaggccttgaatgtgaagaagttcaagaagcagaacttcaagaagaagtttgagggccctaaaccctcaagttctgatgctcagaaggaaaccagagcttgctattggtgcaagaaacctggacatttgaagaaagattgtcatgcatggaagagaaagatggcctctgagggacacaaccaatctgattgtgtggagagtgctgatcccccggctcaacttatgaatattagtgacagtggggtcagtcacaggtggataatggactcggggtgcagcttccatatgtgccccaatagaagctggtttcatgatcttcaagaagcatcgggtacggttgttcttggaaataatcatacttgtcagataaaagggatagggaaagtgaagctaagcctacaagatggctctgtgAAGATCctgactggggtgaggtatattccagaagtgaagaggaacctcatctcattgggaatgctggagcagagggggttcactatattaatgagtcaaggaaaattgtttgtgaaatctggagatgcagtgatgatggaggctgacagagagcatattctctattatttgaaggctaaggctgttgatggagaaagcaatgctgtgtcagatgattccctaatgctatggcacaagaggctgggccatccagcagaaggaagcttgaaagaactcatcaagaagggcctgatctctggagatttcaacaagatggacccctgtgagcagtgtatacttggaaaagcaaagaaggcaccctatcctacatgtattcactcttctacagcccctttagactacatacatagtgatctttgggggccttcaccggtgtgttcaattggtggaggaaagtattatctagctatcattgatgactatacaaggaagttgtgggtatatattcttaaggaaaaatctgaaacactcactaagttcaagatatggtgtaaggaggtggagctagagaaaggaaggagtgttaaatgtctaagaactgacaatggcttggaattcttgtctgctgaatttgatatattttgcaaagagaagggtatgaagaggcaccgtactgttcctggtaatccccagcaaaatggtgttgtggagaggatgaataggactatcctagagagggtgaggtgcctgcttcttggttctggtttgagcagcaggttctggggagaggcggtgtatacagcagcctatctcatcaataaatgcccatctactgccctgaaatctgaaactcctgattacatgtggtatggagctcatagtgactactcaaaatacaaggtgtttgggtgtgcagcctatgctcatgctaggcaaagtaagcttgaagctagggctctgaaatgtatcttgctgggatatcagaggggtgtcaaggggtataggctctggtgtattgagcctggtaggcagaaggtggtggtgagtagggatgtggtgttcttggaggatcagatgccctacttgaaagataagctggactccagtgactccagtgaagttgagagtgatttcttcaaggtggagcctatgggagttggcctaggagcaggtggagtcacTGACTCAGAAAATGAACCTGATCCAGAGGGTGATGGTGCTCCAGCTCAAGGTAGAAGAAATGATGAGCCCACAGCAGATCCTACCAGAGAGTACCAGATTGCAAGAGATAGGGGAAGGAGAAATGCAAAGCCTCCTGAGAAATTTGCAGATATGGTCTATTATGCACTGTGTACTGCTGAGAGTATTGATATTGCTGATCCTCTCACCTATAAAGAGGCCATGAGAAGCAAAGACAGAGAGAGATGGATAGAGgccatgaatgaagaaatagagtctttactcaagaacaaaacctggattttggtggacaaatccaagctgaatacagatggaaaggagaggaagctgatcagttgcaagtggttgtttaaaaagaaggtagagaccactgataaagacagaatcaggttcaaaGCAAGGCTGGTGGCAAGGGGATTTACACAGCAAGAAGGAGTTGACTTCAATGAGGTGTTTGCTCCGgttgttaagcacacttctattaggattttgttggctgtggtgaatcagctagattgggaattgcagcagcttgatgtgaagactgccttcctaaatggagacctagaggagactatcttcatggatcagccagagggctatgtgaagagtggtgaagaaagcAAGGTGTGCTTGCTACAAAAGAGTCTTTATggtcttaagcaaagtcctagacagtggaacaagaagtttgatgctcaaatgaagaagattggcttcattAGATCAGAGTttgatgattgcatctacatcaagagGAAGGGCAAAACACCTATTGCCTATCTAttgctctatgtggatgatatgctacttgcaggaccttctatgacagaaattcagcaagtcaaggaggatttgaagtctagctttgaaatgaaggatctaggagagtcaaggaagatcctaggcatacacaTTCAGAGAgacagaggctgcaagaagctgtggatgtttcaaactgactatattgagaaagttttgcagagattcaaaatggaaaatgcaaaagctgcatcaactcctctgtcccagagttttaagctttcaaaggagcaggcccctaaatctaagcaagaggctgaggagatggagtctattccttatgctagtgtggttggaagtgttatgtatactatgatctgtaccagaccagatctggcacatgctatctcagtgactagcagatacatggctgacccggggaaggagcattggaatgctcttaagtggatattgaggtacatgaagtcaaccagtggctggggaattgtcttcaatggctgggaaggtgaatctgaggaggttgtgcagggctattgtgatgcagactatgctgcaaacctggacaacagaaagtcccaaacaggttatcttttcaccatgtttggaactgtaatcagctggaaatcaggtttgcaaagtgttgttgctctctcaacaacagaatcagagtatatagctctcactgcagctgtacaggagagcttttggattcagggagtgatttctgactttggttttgaccaaaagacaatggtgattcattgtgacagcagctcagctatgtgcttggctaaacatccgggttttcatgaaaggagcaagcacatagacataaagttgcattttattagagatgagattgagaaggggagagtgaaggtgattaagattaacaccttgcacaatccggctgacatgctaacaaagtctctaggtagagacaagtttgatcattgcaagaagttgatcaatgtttatgcaagaactgagataagccctcaggtggagaattgtaataatggagtgctcatttcagttggaagaagaaggcagaagaaggaagctcggctttgagctggaactagccgagaagggagttcggttttgagccgagaagggagttcggttttgagccgagaaaggagttcggttttgagccgagaaggaagaagcaacctagagaaactagccgttggagcagcagttagttagctgagatgtagcggttattcttcttgttttcttgattcttgttgtaattagttagtagcagttgctacttgattgtagagctttaaatagctcataaaccgtgtatgtagttagtagttttatcaataaagagttttccagtttctctccaagattatcatcttcaatactcaaagtgtgagtgtgtgtgtttctgcattgtgtgatctcatacaacagtgagtgtgtgtgtgatcttcttgagtgtgtgaaagtcttgtgtGTGTAAAACCCAACAAACAGTATGCTTCTCAACTTGTTTGTGCTtgccacacacacacacacagtcaTTTGATATTCCTTTGCCAATTCTATAGTTTTAATGATTCGGATTGTGTCCTCAATTGTTACTTTTATTGGCTGCAGCGTTCTTGATTCCTTACATGGCCATACGTCTGAACGAGGCTCAAGAGGACGACACTCCAAGAAAGACCTCTCAACTTGGTTCAGTCATGACAAACGGAGCAGCCATTGTTGGACTCACTGGTGGGCTTGTAAGCTTGCTGTCGATAGTTTGGGCCTTTTACGGCCGAGGAGATGGTAATTTTGGAGATTTGGGAGAAAGACTGGAGTTTCTGCAAAACTATCTTGGATCCGAGAGACTCGCCTATGCCTTCATCTGGGATATCTGCCTGTACCTAGTTTTCCAGCCATGGTTGATCGGCGACAACCTCCAAAATGTCCAACAAGACAAAATTGCTTCGGTTAATCTTCTCAGATTCGTCCCAGTAGTCGGCCTAGTAGCCTACTGCCTCTGTTTAGACACCAGCAAAGAGACATAGCCTTATATACTACTACACATTTGTTACTAATGCTTTGATTATTTAACAGATTCTAAAACTTCATTCTTGAATGTGTGTTATATCTTGATAAGTTTGCAATGAAAAGGGCCCTTTCTATTGAGAGTCAAGCAGGTAAATTAcatcacaaagtcaaaatattacAACATGAAGTGTTGAATTCAAGACAGATTGCCACCACTCTGCTGCCAGAGATTGATGATGTCCGTGGCCTGATTGAGAAGAATGATCATCTTCTTCTGCGAGATCCACGGCTTGCTCTCTAGAGTCGCCTTGAGCTCTTCCCATGCATCCTTCCTCGGCCAGAAGAAGTAAGGGCTCAGCGGCACGGAGCCATGCCCCGGTATGCTCTGATCCAGCCCGAGACCGATGTTCTTCTCCATCCATATGAACTTCAGCACCAGCTGCGGCCGCCCCACGGGCTGCTTCACAGCTGACTGGTAATAATATATCGAAAACACACACTCAGTATGTGCATTTCATGATTGGTAATGTATAACAGTAGATATATAAATTGTGATAGAGCAAtgctaataaaaattaaatctatTTTTATGGTGAAAAGCTAATTGAGCAGTGCAGGTGAACCTGAGGTTGTGGGACGAGTCTGGCGGCTGTTTCTGCCGGAGCTACTtcagtggcggcggcggcggcgggctTGAATTTGAGGTGAGTAGAGCGCAATCGGGAAACTCTTGGGTTCACAGAAAATGAGGTTTTTGAGGGTGGGGAGGAGATGTTCTTGAAAACAGAGGAAGGGCGGCTTGTAATAGGGCCCTTTATGCTTGGTTGCACTGACATGGATAACATCTTCTGCTTTTCTTaaaatcgagagagagagaggagaggagaggagaggagaggaggagAGATGGAGAGGATTGATGTGATAAGGTATCCAATCTAGAAGAGAAGGGAGGGGCCATGGGCCTCTCCTCAATTGGGCTTTTAATACTAAGGATCGATTTAAGCCCACAACTGACAAATAGGCTTGGTTTTcttatctaatttttttattcggaggaataaaatttgaaaaagacaTGGATTGCGATTTTAAGATTTCAAACGTTTTTGGCTAAAAAATCAGATTTCTTTGGTTGAAGACCATGGGTATCGCATCGGCGGATCCAATGATTATTGCACGTGTTGTCATGCCGATTTATAGGTACCTTGAAGGATGTGACAGCATGTCATGGATTTAAGACTGCTTTGTGCTCAATTATAGGTACATCGAAAGATGTGACTGAGATTTAAGGTAACTCTATACCAAAGGTAGAGTATTTGATTAAGGATGGACGAAAAAAAGATTAAACATTGACTAACCAAATAGTAAGCCATCAACTTAATAGTTACATTGGAGGATGTCACACGAAAATCTAGAGAATCAAACTAGTCAACAGTAATTATGTACTATAATTAATCACTAACTTACAAACGACTGAaaccataaataaataaaatcataaaacaaaGAATGTTTATATCAATAAATATCTTGCATAATGATTTGACAATGAAATCTCTTCAAAAGTAGTAGTCCCGAAGTTTACATGTTAGTCGCGTTCCCAACAGACGAATGGCTCTAGGAGTTTCGAAAGAGATACAAAATTcattgaaaatatatttaaggCCACGTTATCAGTTTTAATacgaaattgataaaatatgagagagaaaattagTTAAAGCAGTATTAGTTGATAATGAGACAAAAATTAGTAGATTCACCAAATTAGTAGTGTGTAATGTGTggtgaatttaaaaaaataaataaaaggcaGATCAATTTTGAGAGACTgaccaaaataaaatattttttagtgacGGATAAAGTATATACATTCTTTGTTCCTAAATAGTCTATGTATTGTACTCCACTTACAAGTGAAGAAACACTTTTTTCTTGACAACGACTTATACACatatatttttgtatattactattattttgcattatctttatgatatatttatatggttgttaaaattttgatttatttatatgATTTATTTTGCTTACTATgggatatttttttaatataatccatatattattttcttaaactcTCTCTATCTATCGATTACTCTCTCTTTCACTGTATTTTCTCCCCATCTCATATTTCAGTGTTACTTATTAACAAACTTACAAAAGTGATTGTGTGGAGAAAAGTTGTGGTTTATGTCGTTAAAGGATAAACAACTTGATATATGgataatatgttatatgatagATAGAAATATATATGGTTATTGCCATGTGATATTTACTCATTTGTAATGAAAACAACCAAAAGTGCTGAAAAAAGAGCATTATCCCTTTCCACATCAATGGAAAGCTACAAGAAAATTGagatatttgataaaagtttcCATTTCTAAGGTGAAAGGCCGTGTGAATAGTTCATGCAAATGAATTATTCATAAATATCACAACCGTGAAAACTCCTAATTAGGTGGCTTGAAAATATATATTGACAAAATGTTGAATGCGACAGTTTtatcatttattaattattaaaaaaagtgaTACTATTCACAGCTGGAGAGCCAATGGACATTCTTACACCTGTGTTCAAAGTTGAATTATTCAGACATGATTCTAGTATCATAATTAATTAGTATTTCATTTTATCGCTACCATGATGTACCAGCAGTAGTCATGGTGtttatttgtcttcttttcatAAACCAATTAagaatatttccttttttcctttttacaaTTTAAGCATTAAATTTAAAGATTGAAAGTCGAATACGAGACCTTTAGCTTCAGACACATACATTACTTTACCGCTATGCCAATACACTTGCTTTTTCGAAATTAAGTAGATCATGACACCATTAATTAACACGTTTGAAATCAGTTGTAGTGAAAAAATAATGTACTACTCCATAAAGTTCAAGTCTTTGTTCAACATGTTCTTGCTTGAATATATTAAAATGAATTTAGGTATGGTAATGAAGCTATCTAAGCAAAATTGTCAGCATTTGTATATGATTTTGACTCAAGTTTTACTTTACCACAATGAGTAAGTTGTAACTAACTGTGTAAGAAGTCAATTAGAAGTGATGTCTAAATCCCTATTTAATTATGATCTCTCACAATAATGCTGCAATATCTTCAGTTAACAAACTGAAGAGTTCTGCATTCCTGCCTTCCTTCcttcattcaatcaatcaatcaatctcGAAAGCAAAGAAAAAAATGAGCAAAAATAGCTTGCAACCAGCTGTGGCGCGACTCTTGTGATTTCGTGAGAAAGGCGTTGGAGATGGGGCGGAAGGATCCGAGAAAGGCGGTGTATGCACTCAAAATGGGCTTTGCATTAGCCCTTGTTTCACTGCTCATATTCTGGGACATGCCTATTGAAGATGTGTCCCAGTATTCAATCTGGGCTATCCTGACTGTCATTGTGATGTTCGAGTTCAGTATAGGTAGGCACTGGCCGTTGATCGTACTGCGCTTCTTGCTTGAATAATAGAGCAGTaattgtgtgtttgtgtgaTATTGTGTAGGGGCCACGTTCATCAAGGGATTCAACCGCGGATTAGGCACCTTTTCGGCTGGAATACTGGCGTTTTTGTTTG
Encoded proteins:
- the LOC121779849 gene encoding 30S ribosomal protein 3-1, chloroplastic-like, whose protein sequence is MLSMSVQPSIKGPITSRPSSVFKNISSPPSKTSFSVNPRVSRLRSTHLKFKPAAAAATEVAPAETAARLVPQPQSAVKQPVGRPQLVLKFIWMEKNIGLGLDQSIPGHGSVPLSPYFFWPRKDAWEELKATLESKPWISQKKMIILLNQATDIINLWQQSGGNLS